TCGCCTCGGCGGTGCCGTTGCGTGGCCGCGACGACCTCTCCCTCGCCTACACCCCGGGTGTCGCCCGGGTCTGCACCGCGATCGCCGAATCGCCCGAACTCGTCCACGACTACACCTGGAAGTCCCGTTCGGTCGCGGTCGTCACCGACGGCACGGCGGTGCTCGGACTGGGTGACATCGGGCCGAAGGCTGCGCTCCCGGTGATGGAGGGCAAGGCCCTGCTGTTCAAGAAGTTCGGCGGGGTGGACGCCGTACCCATCTGCCTTGACTGCACCGACGTCGACGAGCTCGTGGAGACCGTGGCCCGGATCGCGCCGGCGTTCGGCGGCATCAACCTGGAGGACATCTCCGCACCCCGGTGTTTCGAGGTCGAACGACGACTTCGGGACCGGCTGGACATCCCGGTCTTCCACGACGACCAGCACGGCACGGCGATCGTCGTCCTGGCAGCACTCACCAACGCCCTCGAGCTGACGCGCCGCAAGCCGGTGGACATCCGGGTGGTCATCTCCGGTGCGGGCGCGGCCGGCGTCGCGGTCGCGGCCATCCTGCTCGCGGCCGGCGTGGTCAACATCGTGGTGACCGACCGCGGCGGTGCGCTGCACCCCGGACGGACCGATCTCAACCCGATCAAGCAGACGCTGGCGCTGACCACGAACCCCACCGGGGTGAGCGGCCCGCTGTCGGACGTCCTCGCCGGCGCCGACGTCTTCATCGGCGTGTCGGGCGGGCAGGTCGAGGAGGACCTGGTGGCCGCGATGGCGCCGGACGCGATCGTGTTCGCGCTGGCCAACCCGACGCCCGAGGTGCATCCGGAGGTCGCCGCCCGGCATGCCGCGGTGGTGGCCACCGGGCGTTCGGACTACCCCAACCAGATCAACAACGTGCTGGCCTTCCCGGGGGTGTTCCGGGGAGCGCTGGACGTACGGGCCAGCGGGATCAGCGAGGCCATGAAGCTGGCCGCGGCCCAGGCGCTGGCCGGGCTGGTCGGAACCGACCTCGCCGCCGACCGGATCATCCCCTCGCCGTTCGACGCCCGGGTGGTGCCCGCGGTGGCGGCGGCGGTCGCCGACGCGGCCCGCGCGGAGGGACTCGCCCGGCGCTGAGTCGGCGCGCTGGTGCGGATGCGGTGCGGGTGCCGGGTCGCGACCGGCTGACGCCACCCGGCCCGCGTCGGTAGGGTCGGAACGTGTTAGCCGCCTACGCCGCACGACTCGACGCCCGTGACCCGCTGTCCGCACTGGAGTGGGGTGAGCGCCCCGAGCCGCAACCGGCGCCGGACTGGGTGCGGGTCGACGTCCGGGCCACCGCGCTGAACCACCACGACCTGTGGTCCCTGCGCGGTGTCGGCCTGGCCGAGAAGCAGCTCCCGATGATCCTCGGCTGCGACGCCGCCGGGGTGGACGAGGACGGCAACGAGGTCGTCGTGCACGCGGTCGTCGGCGACCCGCACTGGCGAGGTGACGAGACGCTCGACCCGCGGCGTTCGCTGCTGTCCGAGCGGCACCCGGGCACGTTCGCCGAACAGGTGGCGGTGCCCCGCGCCAACCTCCTGCCCAAGCCCGCCTCGCTGTCGTTCGAGGAGGCGGCCTGCCTGCCCACCTCGTGGCTGACGGCGTACCGCATGCTGTTCACCCAGTCCGGCCTGCGGCCCGGCGACACGGTCCTGGTCCAGGGCGCCGGGGGTGGCGTGTCGACCGCGCTGGTGGTGCTCGGCAAGGCCGCCGGCCTGCGGGTCTGGGTGACCGGACGGGACGAGGCCAAGCGGGCGCGCGCGGTGGACACGCTGGGCGCGGACGCCGCGTTCGAGTCCGGAGCCCGGCTGCCCGAGCGGGTCGACGCGGTGATGGAGACGGTCGGCGAGGCCACCTGGAGCCACTCGCTGAAGGCGCTGCGACCGGGCGGGACGCTGGTGTGCTCGGGTGCCACCAGTGGTCCGAACCCGCCGGCCGAGCTGAACCGGATCTTCTACCTCGGCCTGCGGGTGGTCGGCTCGACGATGGGTACCCGGGACGAGCTTGCCGCGCTGCTCCGGCTGTGCGACCAGTCCGGCGTCCGGCCGGTGATCGACCGGGTGCTGCCGTTGTCGCAGGTGAAGGACGGGCTGGCGGCGATGGCCGACGGCGACCTCTTCGGCAAGGTCGTCTTCACGGTCCAGTCGTAGTAAGGAGGTACGGCGGAACGTCACCCCCGGCGCGAGGTCCAGCCCGTCGCGGAGCACCTGTGCGACCGCCGGGAGGGTGTACGGCCAGGCCTCCGGATCGATGTCCGCGCTCTCGCGGCGCACCGCCCGGCGGACCACCCGCCGGTCGGACAGGCCGGTGCTCACTCGTCCTCGTCGTCCAGCCGGGCCAGCCAGGTGGCCAGCCGCTCGATCGGCGTCTCGAACTCGGGGTTGAGATCGACGAACTCCTGCAGCCGTCCGGCCAGCCAGGCGAGCGACACCTCGTCGTCGCCCCGGCGGTCGGTCAGTTCCTCGATGCCGCGGTCGGTGAAGTACATCGTGGCTACGAACTCCGGTCTGCGTACGCGGGTGCCGCCGGCGTCCGGCGGATCAGGACCTGTCCTGGCCGAACACGTTGTCGAACAGCGACGCCTGCTCGGTCTTGTGCACCGCACCCGAGCCGACGGCCGGTGCCGCCGAGGCGGGCCTGGCGGCGAGCCGGACGGACTGGCCGAGATGAGGGAAGAAGTTGAGCGCCATGTGCGGCCAGGCACCCTGGTTCGACGGCTCGTCCTGCGCCCACACCAGGTCGCTGGCCCCGTCGAACTTCGCCAGCTCCACCCGGAGCGCCTCGGCCGGCAGGGGGCTCAGCTGCTCCACCCGGACGATCGCGGTGCGCGGCTCCGCGCCCTCGCGCCGCTTGCGCTCGGCCAGCAGCTCCCAGGCGATCTTGCCCGAGCACATGACGACGCGTTCGACGTTGCCCGGATCCACGGTGTCGTCGCCGATCACCGGGAGGAACCGACCCTTGGTGAACTCCTCCGGCCGGCTGGTCGCCGCCTTGCTCCGCAGCATCGACTTCGGGGTGAAGACGATCATCGGCCGGTGCACCGCGCCCAGGCTGTGCCAGCGCAGCAGGTGGAAGTAGTTGACCGGGGAGGACGGCTGGGCGACGGTCATCGAGTCGTCGGAGGCGAGCTGCAGGAACCGCTCGATCCGGCCGGAGGAGTGGTCGGGCCCCTGGCCTTCGTATCCGTGCGGCAGCAGCAGCACGACACCGGACAGCTGGCCCCACTTGGCCTCACCGGCGGAGATGAACTCGTCGATGATGGTCTGGGCACCGTTGTGGAAGTCGCCGAACTGCGCCTCCCACAGCACCAGCGCGTCCGGCCGGGCCACGGAGTAGCCGTACTCGAAGCCCATCGCGGCGAACTCGCTGAGGAGGGAGTCGTAGATGTAGAACGGCCCCTGGTCCTCGTCGAGGTGCTGGAGCGGGCTCCACTCCTCGCCGGTGTGCCGGTCGACGATGGTGGCGAACCGCTGGACGAACGTGCCCCGCCGGCTGTCCTGCCCGGCCAGCCGGACCGGCCGGCCCGCCATCAGCAGGGAGCCGAACGCGATGATCTCCGCGGTCGCCCAGTCGATCGGGCCGTCGGTGATGGCCGCCGCCCGGCGCTGCAGCTGCGGCAGCACCTTCGGGTGGACGGTGAACCCCTCCGGCGTCGACACGTGCGCGTCCGCGATCCGCTTCAGCGTCTCCAGCGACACCGAGGTGTCGGCCTCGGCGGCCGGCTTCCCGGGGTAGTCCGGGGCGGTGAGGTAGTCGTCGGACGGCGCGTTCTTGGCGGCCCGCACCTCGGCGAACACCCGCTCCAGGCGTTCCTGGTAGTCGCGGAGGGCCTGCTCGGCCTCCTCGACGGAGATGTCGCCGCGCCCGATCAGAGCCTCGGTGTAGAGCTTGCGGACCGAGCGCTTGCCCTCGATCAGGTCGTACATCTTCGGCTGGGTGAACGACGGGTCGTCGGTCTCGTTGTGGCCCCGGCGGCGGTAGGAGATGACGTCGATCACGACGTCCTTGTGGAACGTCTGGCGGTACTCGAACGCCAGCCGGGCCACCCGGATGCACGCCTCGGGGTCGTCGCCGTTGACGTGGAAGATCGGCGCCTGGATCATCCGCGCGACGTCGGTGCAGTAGGTCGAGGAACGCGACGCCGTGGGCGAGGTGGTGAAGCCGACCTGGTTGTTGACGATCACGTGGATCGTCCCGCCGGTGCGGTAACCGCGCAGCTGGGAGAGGTTGAGCGTCTCCGCCACCACGCCCTGGCCGGCGAACGCCGCGTCACCGTGCACGAGCACCGGAAGGACCGGGAACTCCAGGCCGCGGTTGAGGAGGTCCTGCTTGGCCCGGGCGATGCCCTCCAGTACCGGGTCGACCGCCTCCAGGTGGGAGGGGTTCGCGGCCACCGACACCTTGATCTTGGCGCCGCTGTCCGCGGAGAACTCGCCCTCCGCGCCGAGGTGGTACTTCACGTCGCCGGAGCCCTGGATCGTCCGCGGGTCGATGTTGCCCTCGAACTCGCGGAAGATGTGCGCGGCCCGCTTGCCGGCGATGTTGGCCAGGACGTTGAGCCGGCCGCGGTGGGCCATTCCGATCGTGACCTCGTCCAGGCCCGCCATCGCGGCCTGCTCGCACACCTCGTCCAGCAGCGCGATCGTCGACTCGCCGCCCTCGAGGCTGAACCGCCGCTGGCCGACGTACTTCGTCTGCAGGAAGGTCTCGAACGCCTCGGCCTGGTTGAGCTTGGACAGGATGCGGAGCTGCTCCTGCTGCGGCAGCCGGTCCTGGGGACGCTCCACGCGGTCCTGGATCCAGCGCCGTTCGTCCGGCTCCTGCATGTGCATGTACTCGATGCCGACGGTGCGGGAGTAGGCGTCGCGCAGCAGCCCCAGAATGTGCCGCAGCATCATGAACCGCTTGCCGCCGCCGAAGCTGCCGGTGGCGAACTCGCGGTCGAGGTCCCACAGCGTCAGGCCGTGGGTCACCACGTCGAGGTCCTCGTGCCGGCGGACCTTGTAGTCGAGCGGGTCGGTGTCGGCGATCAGGTGCCCGCGCACGCGGTAGGCGTGGATGAGCTCCAGCACCCGGGCCTGCTTGCCGATCTCGTCGTCGTGCGAGGTCGGGATGTCGGACACCCAGCGCACCGGCTCGTACGGGATCCGCAGCGCGGCGAAGATCTCGTCGTAGAAGTCCTCGTCGCCGAGCAGCAGCTGGTGCACCCGGCGGAGGAACTCACCGGACTGCGCGCCCTGGATCACCCGGTGGTCGTAGGTGGAGGTGAGCGTCATCACCTTGCTCACCGCGAGACGGTTCATCGTCTCCTCGGCGGCACCCTGGTAGGCGGCGGGGTACTCCATCGCGCCGACGCCGATGATCGCGCCCTGCCCGGCCATCAGCCGGGGGACCGAGTGGCTGGTGCCGATCGTGCCCGGGTTGGTGAGGCTGATCGAGGTGCCCCGGAAGTCCTCGACGGTGAGCTTGTTGTTCCGTGCGCGGCGTACGACGTCTTCGTACGCGCTCCAGAACGACGCGAAGTCGAGCGTCTCGGCGCCCTTGATGTTGGGGACCAGCAGCTGCCGGGTGCCGTCGGGCTTCTGGATGTCGATCGCCAGGCCGAGCGCCAGGTGCGGCGGCTTGACCAGGGTGGGCT
This Actinopolymorpha cephalotaxi DNA region includes the following protein-coding sequences:
- a CDS encoding DUF6104 family protein translates to MYFTDRGIEELTDRRGDDEVSLAWLAGRLQEFVDLNPEFETPIERLATWLARLDDEDE
- a CDS encoding multifunctional oxoglutarate decarboxylase/oxoglutarate dehydrogenase thiamine pyrophosphate-binding subunit/dihydrolipoyllysine-residue succinyltransferase subunit produces the protein MASQSSHNDPLSQFGTNEWLVDEMYQRYLNDPDSVDKAWLAFFRDYQPDRNGSGADAGTDGGSAKAKGSGGASGTNGTSAAPAKAAPAKAAPAKAAPAKSAPGNAPAGKSAPEKPAPAKQAPAKAAPAKPAAAKPAAAKPVAGKPSAPAAETKAAEPELVTLRGAAARTAKNMDESLAVPTATSVRQVPVKLLIDNRIVINNHLARSRGGKVSFTHLIGYAIAKAVRSMPEMNHGFTEVDGKPTLVKPPHLALGLAIDIQKPDGTRQLLVPNIKGAETLDFASFWSAYEDVVRRARNNKLTVEDFRGTSISLTNPGTIGTSHSVPRLMAGQGAIIGVGAMEYPAAYQGAAEETMNRLAVSKVMTLTSTYDHRVIQGAQSGEFLRRVHQLLLGDEDFYDEIFAALRIPYEPVRWVSDIPTSHDDEIGKQARVLELIHAYRVRGHLIADTDPLDYKVRRHEDLDVVTHGLTLWDLDREFATGSFGGGKRFMMLRHILGLLRDAYSRTVGIEYMHMQEPDERRWIQDRVERPQDRLPQQEQLRILSKLNQAEAFETFLQTKYVGQRRFSLEGGESTIALLDEVCEQAAMAGLDEVTIGMAHRGRLNVLANIAGKRAAHIFREFEGNIDPRTIQGSGDVKYHLGAEGEFSADSGAKIKVSVAANPSHLEAVDPVLEGIARAKQDLLNRGLEFPVLPVLVHGDAAFAGQGVVAETLNLSQLRGYRTGGTIHVIVNNQVGFTTSPTASRSSTYCTDVARMIQAPIFHVNGDDPEACIRVARLAFEYRQTFHKDVVIDVISYRRRGHNETDDPSFTQPKMYDLIEGKRSVRKLYTEALIGRGDISVEEAEQALRDYQERLERVFAEVRAAKNAPSDDYLTAPDYPGKPAAEADTSVSLETLKRIADAHVSTPEGFTVHPKVLPQLQRRAAAITDGPIDWATAEIIAFGSLLMAGRPVRLAGQDSRRGTFVQRFATIVDRHTGEEWSPLQHLDEDQGPFYIYDSLLSEFAAMGFEYGYSVARPDALVLWEAQFGDFHNGAQTIIDEFISAGEAKWGQLSGVVLLLPHGYEGQGPDHSSGRIERFLQLASDDSMTVAQPSSPVNYFHLLRWHSLGAVHRPMIVFTPKSMLRSKAATSRPEEFTKGRFLPVIGDDTVDPGNVERVVMCSGKIAWELLAERKRREGAEPRTAIVRVEQLSPLPAEALRVELAKFDGASDLVWAQDEPSNQGAWPHMALNFFPHLGQSVRLAARPASAAPAVGSGAVHKTEQASLFDNVFGQDRS
- a CDS encoding zinc-binding dehydrogenase, translating into MLAAYAARLDARDPLSALEWGERPEPQPAPDWVRVDVRATALNHHDLWSLRGVGLAEKQLPMILGCDAAGVDEDGNEVVVHAVVGDPHWRGDETLDPRRSLLSERHPGTFAEQVAVPRANLLPKPASLSFEEAACLPTSWLTAYRMLFTQSGLRPGDTVLVQGAGGGVSTALVVLGKAAGLRVWVTGRDEAKRARAVDTLGADAAFESGARLPERVDAVMETVGEATWSHSLKALRPGGTLVCSGATSGPNPPAELNRIFYLGLRVVGSTMGTRDELAALLRLCDQSGVRPVIDRVLPLSQVKDGLAAMADGDLFGKVVFTVQS
- a CDS encoding NAD(P)-dependent malic enzyme, whose translation is MGGEEDPAFPFHRGGKLEVASAVPLRGRDDLSLAYTPGVARVCTAIAESPELVHDYTWKSRSVAVVTDGTAVLGLGDIGPKAALPVMEGKALLFKKFGGVDAVPICLDCTDVDELVETVARIAPAFGGINLEDISAPRCFEVERRLRDRLDIPVFHDDQHGTAIVVLAALTNALELTRRKPVDIRVVISGAGAAGVAVAAILLAAGVVNIVVTDRGGALHPGRTDLNPIKQTLALTTNPTGVSGPLSDVLAGADVFIGVSGGQVEEDLVAAMAPDAIVFALANPTPEVHPEVAARHAAVVATGRSDYPNQINNVLAFPGVFRGALDVRASGISEAMKLAAAQALAGLVGTDLAADRIIPSPFDARVVPAVAAAVADAARAEGLARR